From the Excalfactoria chinensis isolate bCotChi1 chromosome 1, bCotChi1.hap2, whole genome shotgun sequence genome, one window contains:
- the MSANTD4 gene encoding myb/SANT-like DNA-binding domain-containing protein 4, whose protein sequence is MKQLKRKRKSNFSVQETQTLLKEIRKRREVLFSKQLNTTINEMKRKAWEEIAECVNAVGEGEQRTGTEVKRRYLDWRALMKRKRLNANIKAVGAGFHLPSSDLDDSLNEDIDDKMGFANESGFEWQNITDFREAGGSLTEIKVEEEEEDPQNFEFPIEEEEIFSSVLPDSKKENDLPDFTHIEEFGNLSSAQARLAYEDSHLLINLEKQKVELEKQRLDIEAERLQVEKERLQIEKERLRHIDLEHERLQLEKERLQIEREKLRLETLRAEKPALENDLTQAEKPIIQPLDLETEKLKLEKERLQLEKERLQFLKFESEKLQIEKERLQVEKERLRIQREGLLQ, encoded by the exons atgaaacaattgaaaagaaaaagaaaaagtaattttagtGTTCAGGAAACTCAAACTCTCCTTAAAGAGatcagaaaaaggagagaagtaCTCTTTTCAAAGCAACTTAATACAACAATTAACGAGATGAAACGGAAAGCGTGGGAGGAAATAGCAGAGTGTGTGAATGCTGTAGGTGAAGGTGAGCAAAGAACAGGGACAGAAGTGAAAAGGCGATACCTTGACTGGAGAGCACTCATGAAGAGAAAACGTCTGAATGCAAACATCAAGGCAGTAGGTGCAGGGTTTCACCTTCCTTCATCTGACTTAGATGACTCTCTCAATGAAGATATAGATGACAAAATGGGGTTTGCAAATGAATCTGGTTTTGAATGGCAGAACATCACTGACTTCAGAGAAGCAGGTGGGTCTTTAACAGAAATCAAAgtagaagaagaggaggaggatccACAAAATTTTGAA tttcctattgaggaagaagaaattttttcatcagttttgccagattcaaaaaaagaaaatgacctaCCAGACTTCACCCACATTGAGGAGTTTGGAAATCTAAGTTCTGCTCAAGCTAGATTAGCCTACGAAGATTCGCACTTGCTTATAAATCTAGAGAAGCAGAAGGtggagctggagaagcagcgATTAGATATTGAAGCTGAACGGTTGCAAGTGGAGAAGGAGCGCCTGCAAATTGAAAAAGAACGGCTGCGGCATATTGACTTGGAGCATGAGAGACTTCAGCTGGAGAAGGAGCGACTTCAAATCGAGCGGGAGAAACTGAGGCTAGAGACTCTGCGTGCTGAGAAACCTGCCCTGGAAAATGACCTCACCCAAGCGGAAAAACCCATCATACAGCCGCTGGATCTAGAAACTGAAAAGTTAAAACTTGAAAAAGAACGCTTGCAGTTAGAGAAAGAAAGGTTGCAGTTCTTAAAATTTGAgtcagagaagctgcagattgAGAAGGAGCGCTTGCAAGTGGAGAAAGAACGCCTCCGAATTCAGAGAGAGGGTCTCTTGCAGTGA